The Onthophagus taurus isolate NC chromosome 2, IU_Otau_3.0, whole genome shotgun sequence genome includes a window with the following:
- the LOC111426958 gene encoding somatostatin receptor type 2-like isoform X1 codes for MDGNDSYSFNNTNHTMDSMPTGIRSMLIFQELLFATVCIIGLLGNTLVVYVVIRFSKMQTVTNMYIVNLAIADECFLIGIPFLIVTMVEKSWIFGDFMCKTYLTLTSINQFTSSTFLLVMSADRYIAVCHPISSPKWRTPFISKIVSLVAWTLSIALMIPLIINSKEVSHHAGKSCVVAIGNHTINHPAITFTSYTFVFGFAIPIVFISVFYLLVIRKLQTVGPQNKSKDMKRSHRKVTQLVLTVISVYILCWLPYWVLQLAEVFSTDDTQSPFILMMHLLASCLSYSNSAMNPILYAFLSDNFKKSFLKACTCAAGKDINAALHLENSVFPRKNKQGSMKLKPSRATSICPNNDEECDVGPLVSKGDPSTSLITMSSRSINALETSSDTRDTVVTNGDQSRGLVLSTV; via the exons ATGGACGGTAACGATTCGTATTCTTTTAACAACACTAATCATACGATGGATTCGATGCCAACTGGGATTCGTTCAATGTTAATCTTTCAAGAGTTGCTTTTTGCAACAGTTTGTATTATTGGTCTTTTGGGGAATACTTTGGTGGTATACGTAGTAATTAGATTTTCGAAGATGCAAACAGTTACAAATATGTATATCGTAAATTTAGCAATAGCTGatgaatgttttttaattggaaTCCCATTTTTAATAGTAACGATGGTAGAAAAATCCTGGATATTTGGCGATTTTATGTGTAAAACATATCTAACGCTAACAAGTATCAATCAGTTTACCAGCAGTACTTTTTTGCTGGTTATGAGTGCTGATAGATACATCGCTGTTTGTCATCCAATATCTTCTCCAAAATGGAGGACGCCCTTTATATCAAAGATAGTTTCGTTGGTGGCGTGGACGCTGAGTATAGCATTAATGATaccattaattataaattcaaaGGAAGTGTCACATCATGCAGGAAAATCTTGTGTGGTAGCTATTGGTAATCACACTATAAATCATCCAGCTATTACATTCACTTCTTATACCTTTGTATTTGGATTTGCAATTCCAATAGTATTCATATCCGTTTTCTATTTACTCGttataagaaaacttcaaACAGTTGGCccacaaaataaatcaaaagacATGAAAAGATCCCACAGAAAAGTAACTCAACTTGTTCTAACAGTTATTAGCGTTTACATACTTTGCTGGCTTCCATACTGGGTATTGCAGTTAGCGGAAGTTTTTAGTACGGACGACACCCAATCCCCATTTATCCTGATGATGCACCTACTGGCTTCTTGTTTGAGCTACTCAAACTCGGCAATGAATCCAATCCTCTACGCGTTCCTCAGCGACAACTTCAAGAAAAGCTTTTTGAAAGCGTGCACCTGTGCTGCCGGCAAAGACATCAACGCGGCACTCCATTTGGAAAACAGCGTGTTCCCGAGGAAAAACAAGCAAGGTTCGATGAAATTGAAACCATCGAGGGCTACATCGATCTGTCCAAACAACGACGAAGAGTGTGACGTAGGACCATTGGTTAGTAAAGGGGATCCGTCAACGTCCCTCATTACCATGTCTTCGCGGTCAATTAATGCACTAGAGACCAGTAGCGACACAAGGGACACTGTGGTCACGAACGGG GATCAATCTCGTGGGCTGGTGTTATCAACGGTGTAG
- the LOC111426958 gene encoding somatostatin receptor type 2-like isoform X2 encodes MDGNDSYSFNNTNHTMDSMPTGIRSMLIFQELLFATVCIIGLLGNTLVVYVVIRFSKMQTVTNMYIVNLAIADECFLIGIPFLIVTMVEKSWIFGDFMCKTYLTLTSINQFTSSTFLLVMSADRYIAVCHPISSPKWRTPFISKIVSLVAWTLSIALMIPLIINSKEVSHHAGKSCVVAIGNHTINHPAITFTSYTFVFGFAIPIVFISVFYLLVIRKLQTVGPQNKSKDMKRSHRKVTQLVLTVISVYILCWLPYWVLQLAEVFSTDDTQSPFILMMHLLASCLSYSNSAMNPILYAFLSDNFKKSFLKACTCAAGKDINAALHLENSVFPRKNKQGSMKLKPSRATSICPNNDEECDVGPLDQSRGLVLSTV; translated from the exons ATGGACGGTAACGATTCGTATTCTTTTAACAACACTAATCATACGATGGATTCGATGCCAACTGGGATTCGTTCAATGTTAATCTTTCAAGAGTTGCTTTTTGCAACAGTTTGTATTATTGGTCTTTTGGGGAATACTTTGGTGGTATACGTAGTAATTAGATTTTCGAAGATGCAAACAGTTACAAATATGTATATCGTAAATTTAGCAATAGCTGatgaatgttttttaattggaaTCCCATTTTTAATAGTAACGATGGTAGAAAAATCCTGGATATTTGGCGATTTTATGTGTAAAACATATCTAACGCTAACAAGTATCAATCAGTTTACCAGCAGTACTTTTTTGCTGGTTATGAGTGCTGATAGATACATCGCTGTTTGTCATCCAATATCTTCTCCAAAATGGAGGACGCCCTTTATATCAAAGATAGTTTCGTTGGTGGCGTGGACGCTGAGTATAGCATTAATGATaccattaattataaattcaaaGGAAGTGTCACATCATGCAGGAAAATCTTGTGTGGTAGCTATTGGTAATCACACTATAAATCATCCAGCTATTACATTCACTTCTTATACCTTTGTATTTGGATTTGCAATTCCAATAGTATTCATATCCGTTTTCTATTTACTCGttataagaaaacttcaaACAGTTGGCccacaaaataaatcaaaagacATGAAAAGATCCCACAGAAAAGTAACTCAACTTGTTCTAACAGTTATTAGCGTTTACATACTTTGCTGGCTTCCATACTGGGTATTGCAGTTAGCGGAAGTTTTTAGTACGGACGACACCCAATCCCCATTTATCCTGATGATGCACCTACTGGCTTCTTGTTTGAGCTACTCAAACTCGGCAATGAATCCAATCCTCTACGCGTTCCTCAGCGACAACTTCAAGAAAAGCTTTTTGAAAGCGTGCACCTGTGCTGCCGGCAAAGACATCAACGCGGCACTCCATTTGGAAAACAGCGTGTTCCCGAGGAAAAACAAGCAAGGTTCGATGAAATTGAAACCATCGAGGGCTACATCGATCTGTCCAAACAACGACGAAGAGTGTGACGTAGGACCATTG GATCAATCTCGTGGGCTGGTGTTATCAACGGTGTAG